One genomic segment of Micromonospora sp. WMMC415 includes these proteins:
- a CDS encoding cytochrome d ubiquinol oxidase subunit II: MELAWYALLGAFFAAYLVLGGYDYGVGLLLARRTGPASRRAALNAVGPFFLGNEVWLVAAVGILFGAFPLLEGELLAGLYPAVVGALAGVILVTAGVQLRSRPAGDRARATWDRVVLVGSLLAALGWGAVLAGLLQGVPLHADGHVAGVTHLFTPFVAAVGLAVVALVAVHGATFLTLRLPATDAEPLARLARGLVPVALAAVGTAAVVGLLSDRVRAAAQQPAVGVLLLALLVAALLTARLALARRRPGVAFAATATALAVPVALVGATLWPYALVSTVDPGASLTVTDAAASGPTLRLLGWLTVPLLPALLGFQAMCWWVFRGRTDGRAPVYW, from the coding sequence GTGGAACTCGCCTGGTACGCGCTGCTCGGTGCCTTCTTCGCCGCCTACCTCGTGCTCGGCGGCTACGACTACGGAGTCGGGCTGCTGCTCGCCCGGCGCACCGGGCCGGCGAGCCGGCGCGCCGCCCTCAACGCCGTCGGCCCGTTCTTCCTCGGCAACGAGGTCTGGCTGGTCGCGGCCGTCGGCATCCTGTTCGGCGCATTCCCGCTGCTGGAGGGAGAACTGCTCGCCGGCCTCTACCCGGCCGTGGTCGGGGCGCTGGCCGGCGTGATCCTGGTGACCGCCGGAGTGCAGCTGCGCAGCCGTCCGGCCGGTGACCGCGCCCGCGCCACCTGGGACCGGGTGGTGCTCGTCGGCAGCCTGCTCGCCGCGCTGGGCTGGGGCGCCGTGCTCGCCGGGCTGCTCCAGGGCGTACCGCTGCACGCCGACGGCCACGTCGCCGGGGTGACCCACCTCTTCACCCCGTTCGTGGCCGCCGTCGGGCTCGCGGTGGTCGCCCTGGTCGCGGTGCACGGCGCGACCTTCCTCACTCTCCGCCTGCCGGCCACCGACGCCGAGCCGCTGGCCCGGCTGGCCCGCGGGCTGGTCCCGGTGGCCCTCGCCGCCGTCGGCACCGCCGCCGTCGTGGGCCTGCTCTCGGACCGGGTACGCGCCGCCGCGCAACAGCCAGCGGTGGGCGTACTCCTGCTGGCGCTGCTGGTCGCGGCCCTGCTGACCGCCCGGCTCGCGCTCGCCCGGCGGCGGCCCGGGGTGGCGTTCGCCGCCACCGCCACGGCCCTCGCGGTGCCGGTGGCGCTGGTCGGGGCGACGCTCTGGCCGTACGCGCTGGTCTCCACCGTCGATCCCGGCGCGTCGCTGACCGTGACCGACGCGGCGGCCAGCGGGCCCACCCTGCGCCTGCTGGGCTGGCTGACGGTGCCGCTTCTGCCGGCCCTACTAGGCTTTCAGGCGATGTGCTGGTGGGTGTTCCGGGGACGGACCGACGGCAGGGCACCGGTGTACTGGTGA
- the cydD gene encoding thiol reductant ABC exporter subunit CydD: protein MNRRPFDPRLLRRVPAARRDLAVLALLGVLAAGLVVAQATALAALLATAFEGRLDRPALAGFVAAVAARSLLVWAQGTVSARAAATVKAELRVDLLDAVGRHGPTWVAGQRAGQLATLTGRGLDALDAYFTGYLPQLVLSVTVPVAVLARIFLADWSSALIIAVTLPLIPIFGALLGWQAQAATERQWRRLSLLGGHFLDMVAGLPTLRAFGRARAQTEVVRRMADGHRTATMKTLRIAFLSALVLELVATLSVALVAVPVGIRLLGGGLTLQTALLVLLLTPEAYLPLRAAGSRFHASMEGLTALDEALTLAEGAPAGGPRAGAAVPDGRGEIRFEGVTVAYDRTIALRDVTLTIRPGERIAVVGPSGAGKSTLLGLLLGFVTPTAGRVTVGGTDLAGADLDAWRRHLAWVPQRAHLFAASLADNIRLGSSDVPDAALAGAVRDAALDDVVAALPDGLATMLGERGHGLSSGQRQRVALARAFLRDAPVVLLDEPTARLDSASEAAVLDATRALISGRTALLVAHRPALLADADRILRIADGRVTELTPAPAGKVTP from the coding sequence GTGAACCGCCGTCCCTTCGACCCGCGTCTGCTGCGCCGGGTCCCCGCGGCCCGGCGCGACCTCGCCGTGCTCGCACTGCTCGGCGTGCTCGCCGCGGGTCTGGTGGTGGCGCAGGCGACCGCGCTCGCGGCGCTGCTCGCCACCGCCTTCGAGGGACGGTTGGACCGGCCGGCGCTGGCCGGGTTCGTCGCGGCGGTCGCCGCCCGGTCGCTGCTGGTCTGGGCGCAGGGCACGGTCTCGGCACGGGCCGCGGCGACGGTCAAGGCCGAGCTGCGGGTCGACCTGCTCGACGCGGTCGGGCGGCACGGCCCGACCTGGGTGGCCGGGCAGCGCGCCGGCCAGCTCGCCACGCTCACCGGCCGCGGCCTGGATGCGCTGGACGCCTACTTCACCGGTTACCTGCCCCAACTCGTCCTGAGCGTGACGGTGCCGGTGGCGGTGCTCGCCCGGATCTTCCTCGCCGACTGGAGTTCCGCTCTCATCATCGCGGTCACGCTGCCGCTCATCCCGATCTTCGGCGCCCTGCTCGGCTGGCAGGCCCAGGCGGCGACCGAGCGGCAGTGGCGACGACTCTCCCTGCTCGGCGGCCACTTCCTGGACATGGTGGCCGGGCTTCCCACGCTGCGGGCCTTCGGGCGGGCGCGGGCGCAGACCGAGGTGGTCCGCCGGATGGCCGACGGGCACCGCACGGCGACCATGAAGACCCTGCGCATCGCGTTCCTCTCCGCGCTGGTTCTGGAACTCGTCGCCACCCTCTCGGTGGCGCTGGTCGCGGTGCCGGTGGGCATCCGGCTGCTCGGCGGTGGGCTCACCCTCCAGACCGCGCTGCTGGTGCTGCTGCTCACCCCGGAGGCGTACCTGCCGCTACGGGCCGCCGGCAGCCGCTTCCACGCCAGCATGGAAGGGCTCACCGCACTGGACGAGGCGCTCACGCTCGCCGAGGGCGCGCCGGCCGGCGGGCCCCGGGCGGGCGCGGCCGTGCCGGACGGGCGCGGTGAGATCCGGTTCGAGGGGGTGACCGTCGCGTACGACCGCACCATCGCCCTGCGCGACGTCACGCTGACCATCCGGCCCGGCGAGCGGATCGCCGTCGTCGGGCCGAGCGGCGCCGGCAAGAGCACCCTGCTGGGCCTCCTGCTCGGCTTCGTGACGCCGACCGCCGGCCGGGTCACCGTCGGCGGAACGGACCTGGCCGGCGCCGACCTGGACGCCTGGCGCCGGCACCTGGCCTGGGTGCCGCAGCGGGCCCACCTCTTCGCCGCCTCGCTGGCCGACAACATCCGGCTCGGCTCCTCCGACGTCCCGGACGCCGCACTGGCCGGCGCGGTCCGCGACGCCGCGCTGGACGACGTCGTCGCCGCACTGCCCGACGGTCTGGCCACCATGCTCGGCGAGCGCGGGCACGGCCTCTCCAGCGGCCAGCGGCAGCGGGTGGCACTGGCCCGCGCGTTCCTGCGGGACGCACCCGTGGTGCTGCTCGACGAGCCCACCGCACGACTCGACTCGGCCAGCGAGGCAGCCGTCCTCGACGCCACCCGCGCCCTGATCTCCGGCCGGACGGCGCTGCTGGTCGCGCACCGCCCGGCGCTGCTCGCCGACGCCGACCGCATCCTGCGGATCGCCGACGGGCGGGTCACCGAGCTCACCCCGGCCCCGGCCGGGAAGGTGACACCGTGA
- a CDS encoding DUF742 domain-containing protein, translated as MADRDEPTGALVRPYAVTRGRTRPRLDIAMEALVETTVRGRAAANGNGGHGREHQYIAALCDGRVQSLAEIAARMQLPLGVARVLIADMATDGLVAVHEPTILDDSDDAVGTELLERVLSGLRRL; from the coding sequence ATGGCCGATCGTGACGAACCGACCGGCGCGTTGGTCCGTCCATACGCCGTGACCCGTGGTCGTACCCGCCCTCGACTCGACATCGCGATGGAAGCGCTCGTCGAGACGACGGTGCGCGGCCGGGCCGCTGCCAACGGCAACGGCGGTCATGGCCGCGAGCACCAGTACATCGCCGCGCTGTGTGACGGACGCGTGCAGTCGCTAGCCGAGATCGCGGCGCGGATGCAGCTACCGCTCGGTGTGGCCCGGGTGCTCATCGCCGACATGGCGACGGATGGCCTGGTCGCGGTCCACGAGCCGACCATTCTGGACGACTCGGACGACGCGGTGGGCACTGAACTGCTGGAGAGGGTGCTGAGTGGACTTCGCAGGCTCTGA
- a CDS encoding DNA primase encodes MGSPKHTEVSVARQSPHRSDADEPDLDGPAESGTATESAEAARALWEELRIDPVEIALPAGTGYTLRAYRPARELTPTDVEERDQDDPFLARRQVVTEEDEDDESVVILDEEVAQEFAESDEEEAREARRGGKGETEDEAEAEAAEEEADDEEVPVFLSHKGRLLLFKTPESLVSFVRSGAPNDLSQLDSWHELSERVEPADIAPLDEDIYELDLVVENLRGGHDAWDPTLLIEAGEIARDISYALRLPAVLDMLSAGSSLDDLDEALRASVNGGIGGFLGRRRLKKIGAQTASLGWRTIVGKISAVVDWRD; translated from the coding sequence GTGGGCAGCCCGAAGCACACGGAGGTCAGCGTGGCCCGCCAGTCGCCTCACCGGTCCGACGCCGACGAGCCCGATCTCGACGGCCCGGCCGAGTCCGGCACCGCAACCGAGTCCGCCGAGGCCGCCCGCGCACTCTGGGAGGAACTGCGGATCGACCCGGTCGAGATCGCCCTGCCCGCCGGCACCGGCTACACCCTTCGGGCGTACCGGCCGGCCCGGGAGCTGACCCCGACCGACGTCGAGGAGCGGGACCAGGACGACCCCTTCCTCGCCCGCCGTCAGGTGGTGACGGAAGAGGACGAGGACGACGAGAGCGTCGTCATCCTCGACGAGGAGGTCGCCCAGGAGTTCGCCGAGAGCGACGAGGAGGAGGCCCGGGAGGCCCGCCGCGGCGGCAAGGGTGAGACGGAGGACGAGGCCGAGGCCGAGGCGGCCGAGGAGGAGGCGGACGACGAGGAGGTGCCGGTCTTCCTCAGCCACAAGGGCCGGCTGCTGCTCTTCAAGACCCCGGAGTCACTGGTCAGCTTCGTCCGGTCCGGTGCGCCCAACGACCTGTCTCAACTGGACAGCTGGCATGAACTGTCCGAACGGGTGGAACCGGCCGACATCGCCCCGCTCGACGAGGACATCTACGAGCTCGACCTGGTGGTGGAGAACCTGCGCGGCGGGCACGACGCCTGGGATCCCACGCTGCTCATCGAAGCCGGCGAGATCGCTCGTGACATCTCGTACGCACTGCGGCTACCGGCCGTGCTGGACATGCTCTCCGCCGGGTCCAGCCTCGACGATCTGGACGAGGCACTGCGGGCCTCTGTCAACGGGGGGATCGGCGGATTCCTCGGCCGGCGTCGGTTGAAGAAAATCGGGGCACAAACCGCAAGTTTGGGTTGGCGCACCATTGTCGGCAAGATCTCTGCTGTCGTGGACTGGCGCGACTGA
- a CDS encoding cytochrome ubiquinol oxidase subunit I → MDTLLLARLQFATTTSIHFLFVVVTLGLVTLLVGLQTAWVLTDKPVYERLTRFWGQLYVINYVLGIATGIVMEFQFGLNWSGLSRYVGNVFGAPLAIETLVAFFLESTFLGMWIFGWHRLRRGVHLALLYGVAITAYASAFWIMVANSWLQNPVGYEVRDGIAHLTDFTALLTNPSLGMALGHVIAASLLVGGMLMAAVSAGHLLRRTPDFALHRTALRIGLVTAALSITLVQGFGFAQFGPVGEVQPTKFGGGPGADALVAEWTARFGPGDYTPPALASVGLGFMILIGFGLGTLWLLLPLLWRDWIIRLRFPLWLLLLALPLPFVAAILGWIAREVGRQPWVAYGLLPTDQAVSGVGPGVMLASLIGFTLLLGTLTVTNWVLLARHAAGGAVDPALGRRPEQPPADPRPEPAFA, encoded by the coding sequence ATGGACACGCTGCTCCTCGCCCGCCTCCAGTTCGCTACGACGACGTCGATCCACTTCCTCTTCGTGGTGGTGACGCTCGGGCTGGTCACGCTGCTGGTCGGCCTGCAGACCGCCTGGGTGCTCACCGACAAGCCGGTCTACGAGCGGCTGACCCGCTTCTGGGGCCAGCTCTACGTGATCAACTACGTGCTCGGCATCGCCACCGGCATCGTGATGGAGTTCCAGTTCGGGCTGAACTGGAGCGGGCTGTCGCGCTACGTGGGCAACGTCTTCGGCGCGCCCCTCGCCATCGAGACCCTGGTCGCCTTCTTCCTGGAGTCGACCTTCCTCGGCATGTGGATCTTCGGCTGGCACCGGCTCCGCCGGGGCGTCCACCTGGCACTGCTCTACGGTGTGGCGATCACCGCGTACGCGTCCGCGTTCTGGATCATGGTCGCCAACTCCTGGCTCCAGAACCCGGTCGGGTACGAGGTCCGGGACGGCATCGCGCACCTCACCGACTTCACCGCCCTGCTCACCAACCCGAGCCTCGGCATGGCGCTCGGGCACGTGATCGCGGCGTCCCTGCTCGTCGGCGGGATGCTGATGGCCGCGGTGAGCGCCGGGCACCTCCTGCGGCGCACCCCCGACTTCGCGCTCCACCGCACCGCCCTGCGGATCGGCCTGGTCACCGCCGCGCTGTCGATCACCCTGGTGCAGGGCTTCGGGTTCGCCCAGTTCGGGCCGGTCGGCGAGGTGCAGCCGACCAAGTTCGGCGGCGGCCCGGGCGCGGACGCGCTGGTGGCCGAGTGGACCGCCCGGTTCGGCCCCGGCGACTACACCCCGCCGGCGCTGGCCAGCGTCGGGCTCGGGTTCATGATCCTCATCGGCTTCGGCCTCGGCACGCTCTGGCTGCTGTTGCCGCTGCTCTGGCGGGACTGGATCATCCGGCTCCGCTTCCCGCTCTGGCTGCTGCTGCTCGCCCTGCCGCTGCCCTTCGTCGCGGCGATCCTCGGCTGGATCGCCCGCGAGGTCGGCCGGCAGCCCTGGGTGGCGTACGGGCTGCTCCCCACGGACCAGGCCGTCTCCGGTGTCGGCCCCGGGGTGATGCTCGCCTCCCTCATCGGCTTCACGTTGCTCCTCGGCACGCTCACCGTCACCAACTGGGTGCTGCTGGCGAGGCACGCCGCCGGTGGCGCCGTCGATCCCGCTCTCGGCCGCCGGCCGGAGCAACCGCCGGCCGACCCCCGCCCCGAACCCGCCTTCGCCTGA
- a CDS encoding transposase: MSREEDDAVALVRVYCGLASADPADRPASAGSTLTSAVVDDAGRLLHVCEISDDPAGYARLVTLLVERSGGPSGAAIAADSDDHTVTSLLSAAGRPLAIADDDSVDDFAERFADDDSLEEMQSPPAERRAVGLARALQAGALSAVTLPAPRDLAGYKQVLAAHAALANGRHSAAVALREVLRELYPAALRAYPDPAEPVALAVLDALPEPGLLTAVGRSRDDTADRVAADLAADGVADTDQIEAAVTALRVAISESPRRATVNRALTAAVAETVRQAVASVRACDLGCDALVGALDDRVSPPAPGRRAAARRGEPVGELTPAASGATLRAVRPAEPARPATGARRARPEPVSGATPPPSPRPLGPPPVAPAPVAPPPVAPAPVAPAAFAGPPVSAPPARPEASPSRIDGPTNRPISAPPPPPPGITPIAPTQRGSVPPAEAGEPFRPTLTTAAIQNARAERQRTVIPPRPKTTTAPPAPAGGFSATDLSVPVPTPRPGQEPATPGSRANWPLVNNPQDPGDSSARNPVVGSYGGRGVDAPTDPGTERRVTPPWLADDLPQEPPMLRLVEPPPLADRALRNGQGPAAGPGLETPPLRLVDRDEPRNGRPAPRTPAVEHRPAPPVEHRPPPVSDDGDGDLLIFAQAKSAWFVGHGESTEFNWSSLDDSGWQAAEQAAKPAIGSETTAGLPKRVPQANLVPGSPLRDERPLRIVRDAASLAENTTGYFRGWRRGQEIGGFAVGGRPGREAAGGWDFSRDTGDRDDDREYEYRSAGYRS; encoded by the coding sequence GTGTCCCGGGAGGAGGACGACGCCGTGGCGCTCGTGCGCGTGTACTGCGGTTTGGCCTCGGCGGATCCGGCCGACCGACCGGCTTCAGCCGGTTCGACGCTGACGTCCGCTGTGGTCGATGACGCAGGCCGTCTGCTGCATGTCTGCGAGATCAGCGACGACCCCGCCGGCTACGCCCGGCTGGTCACGCTGCTCGTGGAGCGGTCGGGCGGGCCGAGCGGTGCGGCGATCGCCGCCGACAGCGACGACCACACGGTCACCTCGCTGCTCAGCGCGGCAGGCCGACCCCTCGCCATCGCCGACGACGACTCGGTGGACGACTTCGCCGAGCGGTTCGCCGACGACGACTCCCTGGAGGAGATGCAGTCGCCCCCGGCGGAGCGGCGGGCCGTCGGCCTGGCCCGTGCCCTCCAGGCCGGAGCGCTCTCCGCCGTCACCCTGCCCGCCCCCCGGGACCTCGCCGGCTACAAGCAGGTGCTCGCGGCGCACGCCGCGCTCGCCAACGGCCGGCACTCTGCGGCGGTGGCCCTGCGGGAGGTGCTGCGCGAGCTGTACCCGGCCGCGCTGCGCGCGTACCCCGACCCGGCCGAGCCGGTCGCACTCGCGGTCCTGGACGCCCTTCCCGAGCCGGGGCTACTGACCGCCGTCGGCCGCAGCCGGGACGACACGGCCGACCGCGTCGCGGCGGACCTCGCCGCCGACGGTGTCGCCGACACCGACCAGATCGAGGCGGCGGTGACCGCCCTGCGGGTCGCCATCTCCGAGTCGCCCCGCCGGGCGACGGTCAACCGGGCCCTCACCGCCGCGGTGGCCGAGACGGTCCGGCAGGCCGTCGCCTCCGTACGCGCGTGTGACCTCGGGTGCGACGCGCTGGTCGGCGCGCTCGACGACCGGGTGAGCCCTCCGGCGCCCGGCCGTCGCGCCGCCGCCCGCCGTGGCGAGCCGGTCGGCGAGCTGACCCCGGCCGCCAGCGGCGCCACGCTGCGCGCGGTGCGCCCGGCCGAGCCCGCCCGCCCGGCCACCGGCGCCCGCCGGGCCCGCCCGGAACCGGTCTCCGGCGCGACCCCGCCCCCGTCTCCCCGGCCGCTCGGTCCGCCCCCCGTCGCGCCGGCACCGGTGGCGCCGCCGCCGGTGGCTCCGGCACCGGTCGCCCCCGCCGCGTTCGCGGGCCCGCCGGTCTCCGCACCGCCCGCCCGCCCCGAGGCGTCGCCCAGCCGTATCGACGGCCCGACGAACCGGCCGATCTCGGCGCCGCCGCCCCCGCCTCCCGGCATCACGCCCATCGCCCCGACGCAGCGGGGTTCGGTGCCTCCGGCCGAGGCCGGCGAACCGTTCCGGCCGACGCTGACCACGGCGGCGATCCAGAACGCGCGCGCCGAGCGGCAGCGCACGGTCATCCCGCCCCGGCCGAAGACCACGACCGCGCCGCCCGCCCCGGCCGGCGGCTTCAGCGCCACCGACCTCAGCGTGCCGGTGCCCACGCCGCGTCCCGGCCAGGAACCGGCCACCCCGGGCTCCCGGGCCAACTGGCCGCTGGTCAACAACCCGCAGGACCCGGGCGACAGTTCGGCGCGGAACCCGGTGGTCGGCTCGTACGGCGGGCGCGGCGTCGACGCCCCCACCGACCCGGGCACGGAGCGTCGGGTCACCCCGCCCTGGCTCGCCGACGACCTCCCCCAGGAACCGCCGATGCTGCGCCTGGTCGAGCCGCCGCCGCTGGCCGACCGGGCCCTGCGCAACGGGCAGGGCCCGGCGGCCGGCCCGGGCCTGGAGACGCCGCCGCTGCGGCTCGTCGACCGCGACGAGCCCCGCAACGGACGGCCCGCTCCGCGTACGCCGGCGGTGGAGCACCGGCCGGCGCCCCCGGTGGAGCACCGGCCCCCGCCGGTGTCCGACGACGGCGACGGTGACCTGCTGATCTTCGCCCAGGCGAAGTCGGCGTGGTTCGTGGGTCACGGTGAGTCGACCGAGTTCAACTGGTCCTCACTGGACGACAGCGGCTGGCAGGCGGCGGAGCAGGCCGCCAAGCCCGCGATCGGCTCCGAGACCACCGCCGGCCTGCCGAAGCGGGTGCCGCAGGCGAACCTCGTCCCCGGCTCGCCGCTGCGCGACGAGCGTCCACTGCGGATCGTGCGCGACGCCGCCAGCCTCGCCGAGAACACCACCGGCTACTTCCGCGGCTGGCGTCGCGGGCAGGAGATCGGCGGCTTCGCGGTGGGCGGGCGCCCGGGCCGGGAGGCCGCCGGCGGCTGGGACTTCAGCCGCGACACCGGCGACCGCGACGACGACCGGGAGTACGAGTACCGGTCCGCCGGCTACCGGTCCTGA
- a CDS encoding roadblock/LC7 domain-containing protein, which yields MTTTQDLGWLLANFADRVPGVAHAVAVSADGLLLAASRDLPRDRADQLAAISSGLVSLTQGAARCFEGGAVLQTVVEMDNGFLFLMSISDGSSFAVLAARSCDVGQVGYEMALLVDRVGDALTPQPRAAAGMLG from the coding sequence ATGACAACTACGCAGGATCTCGGTTGGCTGCTCGCCAACTTCGCCGACCGGGTGCCCGGAGTCGCGCACGCGGTCGCCGTGTCGGCGGACGGCCTGCTCCTCGCGGCCTCGCGGGACCTTCCGCGGGACCGGGCCGACCAGTTGGCCGCTATCTCCTCCGGCCTGGTCAGCCTCACCCAGGGTGCGGCCCGCTGCTTCGAGGGCGGTGCCGTTCTCCAGACGGTGGTCGAGATGGACAACGGCTTCCTGTTCCTGATGTCCATCTCGGACGGCTCGTCGTTCGCCGTGCTCGCCGCCCGCAGCTGCGACGTCGGCCAGGTGGGCTACGAGATGGCCCTGCTGGTCGACCGGGTGGGCGACGCGTTGACCCCGCAGCCGCGTGCGGCCGCGGGCATGCTGGGCTGA
- a CDS encoding permease prefix domain 1-containing protein codes for MRGGDEVLVEERLRALEERLRGPSRLKADLLTEARNGLLDAVEAYREDGLPAAEARRRAVAEFGTPAQLAPAYQAELAVGALRGLAWRVLAVAAAGIAAGDLTWRGASWSDGPRPPAGYLLLSASMDWLWFTAAVLGGLGVLVAGARRRSPVVDRLVGAGLTGLLALGGLAGAALFGWSVGLWDGALTWPPMIIGAVLVAAGFLWLGRAARGWVHAVR; via the coding sequence ATGCGGGGCGGCGACGAGGTGCTTGTTGAGGAGCGGCTGCGGGCGCTGGAGGAGCGGCTGCGTGGGCCGAGCAGGCTGAAGGCCGATCTGCTGACCGAGGCGCGGAACGGGCTGCTGGACGCCGTCGAGGCGTACCGGGAGGACGGGCTGCCGGCGGCGGAGGCCCGCCGCCGGGCGGTGGCCGAGTTCGGCACGCCGGCGCAGCTCGCCCCGGCGTACCAGGCCGAGCTGGCCGTCGGCGCGCTGCGCGGCCTGGCCTGGCGGGTGCTCGCGGTGGCCGCCGCCGGCATCGCCGCCGGTGACCTCACCTGGCGCGGCGCGAGCTGGAGCGACGGCCCCCGGCCTCCGGCGGGCTACCTGCTGCTGTCGGCGTCGATGGACTGGCTCTGGTTCACCGCCGCGGTGCTCGGCGGGCTGGGCGTCCTGGTGGCCGGCGCACGCCGGCGCAGTCCCGTCGTCGACCGGCTGGTCGGCGCCGGCCTGACCGGTCTGCTCGCCCTCGGCGGGCTCGCCGGCGCTGCCCTCTTCGGCTGGTCGGTCGGGCTCTGGGACGGCGCGCTCACCTGGCCGCCGATGATCATCGGTGCGGTGCTGGTGGCCGCCGGCTTCCTCTGGCTGGGTCGCGCCGCCCGGGGCTGGGTGCACGCCGTCCGCTGA
- a CDS encoding ATP/GTP-binding protein — translation MSRPPTASGRVTSAKIVIAGGFGVGKTTLVGSVSEITPLTTEAIMTSASVGVDDNRQVPGKTTTTVAMDFGRITIDRDLILYLFGTPGQTRFWFMWDELVRGAIGAVVLVDTRRLADCFAAIDFFEHRRLPYLVAINCFDGMQYHDPQDVRDALAISSDVPVVACDARNRESTKHVLISLVEYVLTMRRSRAVARA, via the coding sequence ATGTCGCGCCCGCCGACCGCGAGCGGGCGCGTGACGTCGGCGAAGATCGTTATCGCCGGTGGATTCGGCGTCGGTAAGACGACGCTGGTCGGCTCGGTCTCGGAGATCACGCCGTTGACCACGGAGGCGATCATGACCTCCGCGAGCGTGGGCGTCGACGACAACCGGCAGGTGCCGGGGAAGACGACGACCACGGTGGCCATGGACTTCGGTCGTATCACGATCGACCGTGACCTGATCCTGTACCTGTTCGGTACGCCCGGTCAGACCCGGTTCTGGTTCATGTGGGACGAGCTGGTCCGCGGTGCCATCGGCGCGGTCGTGCTGGTCGACACCCGCCGGCTCGCCGACTGCTTCGCGGCGATCGACTTCTTCGAGCACCGGCGGCTGCCGTACCTGGTGGCGATCAACTGCTTCGACGGCATGCAGTACCACGACCCGCAGGACGTCCGGGACGCGCTGGCCATCTCCAGCGACGTGCCGGTGGTGGCGTGCGACGCCCGGAACCGGGAGTCGACCAAGCACGTGCTGATCTCGCTGGTCGAGTACGTGCTCACCATGCGCCGGTCGCGGGCCGTCGCCCGGGCCTGA
- a CDS encoding PadR family transcriptional regulator: MKAQALHGHLDALLLAVLEQGPLHGYAIIEALRSRSDGHLDLPTGTIYPALRRLERAGHVASTWSTVNGRERRTYQLTDAGRRALAGERSGWREFSSTVGRFLDADAPPTTPA; the protein is encoded by the coding sequence ATGAAGGCCCAGGCGCTGCACGGACACCTCGACGCACTGCTCCTGGCGGTGCTCGAACAGGGACCACTGCACGGCTACGCCATCATCGAGGCGCTCCGCAGCCGGAGCGACGGCCACCTCGATCTGCCGACCGGCACCATCTATCCCGCGCTGCGCCGACTGGAGCGGGCCGGCCACGTCGCGAGCACCTGGAGCACCGTCAACGGCCGGGAGCGGCGGACGTACCAGTTGACCGACGCGGGCCGCCGGGCGCTGGCCGGTGAGCGGTCCGGCTGGCGCGAGTTCAGCTCCACCGTCGGCCGGTTCCTCGACGCGGACGCGCCACCCACCACACCCGCCTGA